In the Alkalinema sp. FACHB-956 genome, one interval contains:
- a CDS encoding glutathione S-transferase family protein, with the protein MIELYQFEMSSYAEKVRLILDYKGLDYKKVEVTPGVGQIEIFQLSGQRQVPVIKDEGTVVADSTAIAEYLDRRYPDKPIIPTQSLQRGQCRVMEQWADEIFGINARKGLIATLAQNSAFRTALLPNATPDVLKNLVTSLPSLDFLGNLGAPVGLSPDQIKAELRQNLSWLCDILSEQPYLVGNEPTLADFAVAGVSLYIKIPTGNYLNVSESLKGQGVPGIADNPLFDGFWAWRDKLYSDFRKITVPDTFTANNGGASRPTSISID; encoded by the coding sequence ATGATTGAACTCTACCAATTTGAAATGTCTAGCTATGCCGAGAAAGTTCGGCTCATTCTAGATTACAAAGGTCTGGATTACAAAAAAGTCGAAGTGACGCCCGGTGTGGGACAGATCGAAATTTTCCAACTGTCGGGCCAGCGCCAAGTTCCCGTGATTAAAGACGAGGGAACCGTGGTGGCCGATTCCACCGCGATCGCGGAATACCTCGATCGGCGCTACCCAGACAAGCCGATTATTCCGACCCAAAGCCTGCAACGGGGCCAATGCCGAGTCATGGAGCAGTGGGCCGATGAAATTTTTGGGATTAATGCCCGCAAAGGGTTAATTGCAACCTTGGCGCAAAATAGTGCTTTCCGCACCGCTTTGCTACCCAATGCCACGCCGGATGTGTTGAAGAATTTAGTCACTTCTTTGCCGTCCTTAGATTTTCTAGGGAATCTGGGCGCACCCGTCGGACTGTCACCGGATCAAATCAAAGCGGAACTGCGACAGAATTTAAGCTGGCTGTGCGATATCCTGTCGGAGCAACCTTACTTGGTGGGCAACGAGCCAACGTTGGCAGATTTTGCGGTTGCGGGGGTGAGTCTGTACATCAAGATTCCCACGGGCAATTACCTGAATGTGTCGGAAAGCCTTAAGGGACAAGGCGTACCGGGTATTGCTGACAATCCGCTGTTTGATGGGTTCTGGGCTTGGCGCGATAAGCTTTACAGCGATTTCCGGAAGATCACCGTGCCGGATACCTTTACCGCGAATAATGGTGGCGCATCCCGTCCGACTTCCATTAGCATTGATTAG
- a CDS encoding peptidoglycan-binding protein: MAFNATVLGLVQIRRGSYGEPVAAWQKFLQANGLPVGTADGDFGRATETATRTYQTTSKLPVTGVVDAATYQTALKQGFIFYVANLTAARLLQALNYGLDETIDLQKTLNETAGLKPALKLDGDFGANSTRALIQAYKQLEPTFLATLAQKLSDKTKKKLGTDFEPGLNILTEFSRRLRQRLSGPEWVKFRPASVSIDDLASPFRQRVRAFDKALRDAGAAIEINNTLRPLERVHLMHYSYKVFVKTLDPRDVPTFPGIEIDWMHYTVDLAVKAAEVMVRTYDIAYPPALRSNHTLGYAIDWYIEWKDTLKIQDANGKIVTITKPTNSFDNQQLWDVGATYGVYKLPSDAPHWSIDGY, from the coding sequence ATGGCGTTTAATGCAACAGTATTGGGATTAGTCCAAATTCGGCGGGGTTCCTATGGTGAGCCCGTTGCCGCTTGGCAGAAGTTTTTGCAGGCCAATGGGCTGCCCGTGGGAACGGCAGATGGCGACTTTGGTCGTGCCACGGAAACTGCAACCCGCACCTACCAAACCACCAGTAAGTTACCCGTGACGGGGGTCGTGGATGCCGCGACTTATCAAACGGCCCTGAAGCAAGGCTTTATTTTCTACGTTGCGAACCTGACGGCGGCTCGGCTGTTGCAAGCGCTGAATTATGGCTTGGATGAAACGATCGATCTTCAGAAGACCCTGAATGAGACGGCTGGACTGAAACCCGCTCTGAAATTGGATGGCGATTTTGGGGCAAACAGTACAAGGGCGTTAATTCAAGCTTATAAACAACTTGAACCAACGTTTCTAGCAACGCTGGCCCAAAAACTTTCGGATAAGACTAAGAAAAAATTGGGAACGGATTTTGAACCTGGGTTAAATATTCTCACAGAGTTTAGCCGTCGCCTGCGCCAGCGACTGAGTGGCCCGGAATGGGTAAAGTTTCGGCCTGCCAGTGTGTCGATCGATGACTTGGCTTCTCCCTTTCGGCAACGGGTACGGGCCTTTGACAAGGCGCTACGGGATGCGGGTGCAGCGATCGAAATCAATAATACCCTGCGGCCTCTGGAACGGGTGCACTTGATGCATTATTCCTACAAGGTATTTGTCAAGACCCTTGACCCACGGGATGTTCCAACCTTTCCAGGTATTGAAATTGATTGGATGCACTACACGGTAGATTTAGCGGTGAAAGCCGCTGAGGTGATGGTCAGAACCTATGATATTGCCTATCCTCCAGCTTTACGATCGAATCACACATTGGGGTACGCGATCGATTGGTATATTGAATGGAAGGATACGCTGAAAATTCAAGATGCCAACGGTAAGATTGTCACAATTACCAAACCAACCAATTCCTTTGACAATCAACAACTGTGGGATGTGGGGGCTACCTACGGCGTTTACAAGTTACCTTCCGATGCACCCCACTGGTCGATCGATGGTTACTAA
- a CDS encoding secondary thiamine-phosphate synthase enzyme YjbQ → MPIVHTLWELETGEGITLHNLTQPLQDFIATTQIQNGHAIVFSRHTTTALAINEDEERLLEDIKVFLNKLAPSTDRYLHNDLHLRPNIPPDEPMNAHSHLMAMVLSTSEMIPIVDGKLALGTYQSVLLLDLDGPRQRTVFFQVSGE, encoded by the coding sequence ATGCCAATTGTTCATACCCTCTGGGAACTGGAAACCGGAGAAGGCATCACCCTGCACAATCTTACGCAGCCCTTGCAAGACTTTATCGCGACCACTCAGATTCAGAATGGCCATGCGATCGTGTTTTCGCGCCACACCACGACGGCCTTGGCAATTAACGAAGATGAAGAACGGTTGCTCGAAGATATCAAAGTCTTTCTCAACAAATTGGCTCCTTCCACGGATCGCTACCTCCATAACGATTTACATTTACGCCCGAATATTCCCCCGGATGAACCCATGAATGCCCACTCCCACCTGATGGCGATGGTGCTGAGTACGAGCGAAATGATTCCGATCGTGGATGGCAAGTTGGCCCTGGGTACCTATCAATCCGTTCTATTGCTGGATTTGGATGGGCCACGCCAGCGCACGGTTTTCTTTCAAGTCAGTGGTGAGTAG
- a CDS encoding phosphate-starvation-inducible PsiE family protein, whose translation MQEALQTLMTQISRIRIVRALETVQDMIVVSLCIGLFIVMVIQLRDMFFSLLPPLHFHEVAADILFLLILVEIFRLLIIYLQEQRISIGVAVEVAIVSALREVLVHGVLEIHWQQMLSTCAFLIVMAVLLIVRVWLPPTFEGIDPERQVSARRRQSPIGQSPIGQSTINQSPIGQSAIGLGWNEH comes from the coding sequence ATGCAGGAAGCATTACAAACCCTGATGACTCAAATTAGCCGGATACGTATTGTCCGTGCTCTGGAAACTGTACAAGACATGATCGTTGTTTCCCTATGCATTGGCTTGTTTATTGTGATGGTGATTCAGTTGCGAGATATGTTTTTCTCCCTGTTACCTCCACTGCACTTCCATGAAGTGGCAGCCGATATTTTATTTCTTCTAATTCTGGTGGAAATCTTTCGACTCTTGATTATCTATCTGCAAGAGCAACGCATTTCCATTGGAGTTGCGGTCGAGGTTGCGATCGTCTCTGCCTTGCGTGAAGTCCTAGTGCATGGAGTGCTGGAAATCCATTGGCAGCAAATGCTCTCGACCTGCGCATTCTTGATTGTCATGGCGGTGTTGCTCATTGTTCGAGTCTGGTTACCCCCCACCTTTGAGGGCATTGACCCAGAGCGGCAAGTCTCTGCCCGTCGTCGGCAAAGCCCGATTGGCCAAAGCCCGATTGGCCAAAGCACAATCAACCAAAGCCCGATTGGCCAAAGCGCGATCGGGTTAGGCTGGAATGAACATTAA
- a CDS encoding GUN4 domain-containing protein: MVHLSSMIAGAMTLGAISLPFVSNGSSHSAVGIDYHPIEKFLAAQQWEAAAAETQNLIFAASLRSEHRTVGDDLLTQDAVEDFPCQDLATINSLWNKYSQGRFGFSAQNRIRQQVLGPSSSKSGPLVPRSSGQLSTAQLSTVQSSSASTDSPSQLSIRKIKPQAWQTFIQQVGWQGGQERNKGLEPAKPIRRATDVPEGAFPLPIKSTGDFGDRAVTEDATALFGASFLNRVQQCGL, encoded by the coding sequence ATGGTGCATCTCAGTTCAATGATTGCGGGGGCCATGACCCTAGGCGCAATCTCTTTGCCGTTTGTTTCCAATGGCAGTTCCCATTCCGCTGTGGGGATAGATTATCATCCGATCGAAAAATTTTTGGCCGCCCAGCAGTGGGAAGCCGCCGCCGCTGAAACTCAGAATCTCATTTTTGCTGCATCGCTCCGTAGCGAACATCGAACGGTGGGGGATGACTTACTCACTCAGGATGCCGTAGAAGACTTTCCTTGCCAAGATCTCGCGACTATTAATTCATTGTGGAATAAATATAGTCAGGGTCGGTTCGGCTTCAGTGCTCAGAATCGTATTCGTCAACAGGTTCTAGGCCCATCGTCTTCAAAGTCAGGCCCTTTAGTCCCACGATCGTCAGGCCAATTGTCTACAGCGCAACTGTCTACGGTGCAATCCTCCTCTGCATCGACGGATTCCCCATCACAATTATCTATCCGAAAAATAAAGCCCCAGGCGTGGCAGACGTTTATCCAGCAAGTGGGTTGGCAGGGGGGGCAAGAACGAAATAAAGGCTTGGAACCCGCGAAGCCGATCCGACGGGCAACGGATGTTCCGGAAGGTGCCTTTCCCCTGCCCATCAAGTCCACGGGGGATTTTGGCGATCGGGCCGTGACTGAGGATGCGACTGCCCTGTTTGGGGCGTCATTTCTCAATCGAGTGCAGCAATGTGGCCTCTAG
- a CDS encoding inorganic diphosphatase, producing MVDLSRIPAQPKAGLINVLIEIPAGSKNKYEFDKDLNAFALDRVLYASVMYPYDYGFVPNTLADDGDPLDGMVIMDQPTFPGCVIAARPIGMLEMIDGGDRDEKILCVPDKDPRYANVKSIKDIPQHRLDEIAEFFQTYKNLEKKSVEILGWKDVDAVMPLVEQCIQAAS from the coding sequence GTGGTAGATCTATCTCGCATTCCTGCTCAGCCCAAAGCCGGACTGATCAACGTTTTGATTGAAATTCCCGCAGGCAGCAAGAACAAGTACGAGTTTGACAAGGATCTGAATGCCTTCGCCCTCGATCGCGTACTCTATGCCTCGGTGATGTACCCCTACGACTACGGGTTTGTCCCCAATACTCTGGCTGATGATGGCGATCCGCTGGATGGCATGGTGATCATGGATCAACCCACGTTTCCCGGCTGTGTGATTGCGGCGCGCCCGATCGGGATGCTGGAAATGATTGACGGGGGCGATCGGGACGAGAAGATCCTCTGTGTTCCAGATAAGGATCCCCGTTATGCAAATGTGAAGTCCATTAAAGATATTCCCCAGCACCGTTTGGACGAAATTGCGGAATTTTTCCAGACCTATAAAAACCTGGAGAAGAAGTCCGTCGAAATTTTGGGCTGGAAAGATGTGGACGCTGTGATGCCGCTGGTAGAGCAGTGCATCCAAGCTGCTAGCTAG
- a CDS encoding MBL fold metallo-hydrolase, with the protein MVHSSEFVVQFWGVRGSIATPGLSTVRYGGNTSCVEMRVGSKRLIFDGGTGLRVLGQHLLSQGPIEAHMFFSHSHWDHIQGFPFFRPAFIPGNRFHIYGGIAPNGATMKQRLSDQMLHPNFPVPMQIMQSEMHFHDVQAGQVIDLGDGVTVEMGALNHPNTAMGYRVMWRGYSAVYATDTEHYSDHLDENLLHLCRNADVLVYDACYTDEEYHDLKTSKKGWGHSTWQEALQLSQAAQVKYPVMFHHDPDHDDEFLDRIEAQVKAIAPNSCLAREGLVVSVISGADYGLRERGTVDREPSSVAAG; encoded by the coding sequence ATGGTTCACTCTTCCGAATTTGTCGTTCAGTTTTGGGGTGTGCGTGGCAGTATTGCGACGCCTGGTCTTTCCACAGTGCGATATGGTGGCAACACGTCCTGTGTTGAAATGCGCGTGGGAAGCAAACGTCTTATTTTTGATGGGGGGACAGGTCTTCGGGTACTGGGCCAGCACCTGCTGAGTCAAGGGCCGATCGAAGCCCATATGTTTTTTAGCCATTCCCATTGGGATCACATTCAAGGATTTCCCTTCTTTCGCCCTGCCTTTATTCCGGGCAACCGATTCCACATTTATGGCGGAATTGCCCCCAATGGCGCAACCATGAAGCAACGGCTGAGCGATCAGATGTTGCATCCAAACTTCCCGGTACCCATGCAAATCATGCAGTCTGAGATGCACTTCCACGACGTGCAAGCGGGCCAAGTCATTGATTTAGGGGATGGGGTAACCGTTGAAATGGGAGCCCTGAATCATCCCAACACGGCGATGGGCTACCGCGTGATGTGGCGGGGGTATAGTGCCGTCTATGCCACCGATACTGAGCATTACTCCGATCATCTGGATGAGAATTTGTTGCACCTTTGCCGCAATGCAGATGTGTTAGTCTACGACGCTTGCTACACCGATGAGGAGTATCACGACCTCAAAACCTCTAAAAAAGGCTGGGGGCATTCCACCTGGCAGGAAGCCCTGCAACTCTCCCAGGCCGCCCAGGTGAAATACCCAGTAATGTTCCATCATGATCCGGATCACGATGATGAGTTCCTCGATCGCATAGAAGCGCAGGTCAAGGCGATCGCCCCGAACAGTTGCTTGGCGCGAGAAGGGTTAGTCGTTTCCGTCATTTCTGGCGCAGACTATGGTTTGCGGGAACGGGGAACGGTCGATCGGGAACCGTCTTCCGTAGCAGCAGGCTAG
- a CDS encoding anthranilate phosphoribosyltransferase family protein: MSHTFRELLRKIGSGPHTGENLTRSEAEAATRMMLLQEATPAQIGAFMIAHRIKRPTGEELAGMLDAYDGLCDRLQPIPANHPVLVLCSPYDGRSRTAPFSVLTALVLAAAEVPVVLHGGDRMPTKEGVPLVELWASLGVDWRSCTLEQVQRVLQTQGIGFFYLPNHFPLAEALVPYRDQIGKRPPFSTLELMWSPYVGEQQLVCGFVHPPTENMFRTAFELRGTLNFTTVKGLEGSCDLPRDRTAIIGLNQASGFERLHLTPRDYGFAAKEVALMPTDAWSDLAKMTIQGHTTELTDSLIWNSGFYLWRSGVVQELPMGLELAKTLLTQGNVAQVWHNLQGTVGIG, translated from the coding sequence ATGAGCCACACATTTCGAGAGCTATTACGCAAAATTGGCAGTGGACCTCACACGGGAGAAAACCTAACCCGCTCAGAAGCCGAGGCCGCCACTCGGATGATGCTCTTACAAGAGGCGACTCCGGCACAAATTGGGGCATTTATGATCGCCCACCGGATTAAGCGTCCCACGGGCGAGGAGCTAGCCGGGATGCTGGACGCCTATGACGGCCTGTGCGATCGCCTACAACCCATTCCGGCAAACCATCCGGTGTTGGTGCTCTGCTCCCCCTACGATGGCCGATCGCGCACAGCCCCATTCTCGGTTCTCACGGCCCTCGTGCTAGCCGCCGCAGAAGTCCCTGTTGTCCTCCATGGGGGCGATCGTATGCCGACGAAGGAAGGCGTTCCCTTAGTGGAACTGTGGGCCAGCTTAGGCGTAGACTGGCGATCGTGCACCCTCGAGCAAGTTCAGCGAGTGCTGCAAACCCAGGGGATTGGCTTCTTTTATCTACCGAACCATTTTCCTCTAGCGGAAGCCTTAGTCCCCTATCGAGATCAAATCGGCAAACGGCCCCCGTTCTCCACCTTGGAACTTATGTGGTCTCCCTATGTTGGCGAACAGCAACTTGTTTGTGGCTTTGTTCATCCACCCACGGAAAATATGTTTCGCACCGCGTTTGAACTCCGGGGCACCCTGAACTTTACAACCGTCAAAGGATTGGAAGGCAGTTGTGATCTGCCCCGCGATCGAACGGCGATCATCGGACTCAACCAAGCTTCAGGGTTTGAGCGGCTCCATCTCACCCCTCGCGACTATGGCTTTGCCGCCAAGGAAGTCGCGCTCATGCCAACGGATGCCTGGTCCGATCTGGCCAAAATGACCATCCAAGGGCACACGACGGAATTGACGGATTCTCTAATCTGGAATAGTGGGTTTTACCTCTGGCGATCCGGGGTCGTTCAGGAACTGCCGATGGGGTTGGAGTTGGCCAAAACCTTGCTGACTCAGGGCAACGTGGCCCAAGTTTGGCACAATCTGCAAGGAACAGTGGGCATCGGGTAG
- a CDS encoding LysR family transcriptional regulator, with protein sequence MRLEQIQAFLAIAETGSFQQAARQCNVTQSTISRQIQNLEHDLGMPLLHRSNQAKLTIAGDRFLPRARRICQEWATATQEISDLVSGKQPELCIAAIHSVCAYQLPPVLQNFCRTYPQVQLRVTSLGSDRALKVLKDGLVDLAIVMNNRFLTASPEMVVDSLYVEPVKILMAANHPLTAYDQVPWPELLTYPQVVFKDGYGMQRLVQEQFQRQGLSLNIALELNTLDAFRGVVRQGELIALLPQGAVADVHLDPTLAIRSTMDPVITREVVLVTTQDRLSIPPIQHFRSLVHQMKLTDPKAPILSA encoded by the coding sequence ATGCGATTAGAACAAATCCAAGCATTTTTGGCGATCGCGGAAACCGGAAGTTTCCAACAAGCTGCGCGCCAATGTAATGTCACCCAGTCCACCATCAGTCGGCAAATCCAGAATCTTGAGCATGATCTGGGCATGCCTCTTTTGCATCGGAGTAATCAGGCCAAACTGACGATCGCGGGCGATCGGTTTTTGCCCCGAGCCCGTCGCATTTGCCAAGAATGGGCCACGGCCACCCAGGAAATCTCGGATCTTGTGTCGGGCAAGCAACCGGAGCTTTGCATCGCGGCCATCCATTCCGTCTGTGCCTACCAGTTGCCGCCTGTTTTGCAAAACTTTTGTCGAACCTATCCCCAGGTGCAACTGCGGGTGACTTCGCTGGGTAGCGATCGGGCTCTTAAAGTGCTGAAAGATGGTTTGGTCGATCTGGCGATCGTCATGAATAACCGCTTCCTCACCGCCAGCCCGGAAATGGTTGTGGATTCTCTCTATGTGGAACCCGTCAAAATTCTGATGGCGGCTAACCATCCCCTCACCGCCTATGATCAGGTGCCCTGGCCGGAGTTATTGACCTATCCCCAGGTGGTTTTTAAAGATGGCTATGGCATGCAACGGCTGGTGCAAGAACAATTCCAGCGCCAGGGCCTGTCCCTCAATATTGCCCTCGAACTCAATACCCTGGATGCCTTTCGGGGCGTTGTGCGCCAGGGCGAACTGATTGCCCTGTTACCCCAAGGGGCGGTGGCGGATGTGCATCTGGATCCTACTCTAGCGATTCGATCGACTATGGATCCTGTGATTACCCGTGAGGTCGTCTTAGTCACCACCCAAGATCGTCTCAGTATTCCACCAATCCAGCATTTTCGATCGCTAGTCCATCAAATGAAATTGACCGATCCCAAAGCGCCAATACTGTCAGCCTAG
- a CDS encoding HEAT repeat domain-containing protein encodes MQVDDVRSLASIAALRQHCQWSCVLQEIQALLQALTSVRSDRRKSPPTLPPAFVHQVLESLLDVLVAGDFQTKWEAAKLFPTLGEAAIEPLLALLDNDDLDPEVHWFVVRILGHWPHPQTLQALLSCIQTHPQEEVRSMAVQVLGSQGPSALALVEDLLQAPSTRLQGVNILAQIRSPQSIPRLLTLADDTDAPVRASAIAALAMLQPPAILSRLVQALEDPAVGVRRAALVGLTFSNLTDQPTIVAQIQPRLWDVDIQVCCQAAICLGRIGSPAAVTVLRSALQSSVLPDPFALELVRSLIWIATEPALDAILQALDRGTLSASVAQETITLLGRLESPTLKPQVAQWLIERLHQQEGTAPMAEPPHPRFDSQGMISALGQLQEPIVIDGLIPLLAQADPKLRLHLVAALRRFDGVYARLQTLASQPSSEANLKQGLSIALKEW; translated from the coding sequence GTGCAAGTTGATGATGTACGGAGTCTCGCATCCATTGCAGCCCTAAGGCAACACTGCCAGTGGTCTTGCGTTCTCCAAGAAATTCAAGCCCTACTCCAGGCATTGACGTCCGTTCGCTCCGATCGCCGAAAATCGCCTCCTACGCTACCTCCCGCCTTCGTCCATCAGGTTTTAGAGAGCTTATTAGACGTGTTAGTGGCTGGGGATTTTCAGACTAAATGGGAAGCGGCTAAACTGTTTCCCACGCTCGGGGAAGCGGCGATCGAGCCACTCCTCGCCTTGCTAGACAACGATGATTTAGACCCCGAAGTCCACTGGTTTGTGGTGCGCATCCTAGGTCATTGGCCCCACCCCCAGACCTTACAGGCCCTGTTGAGTTGCATCCAAACCCATCCCCAGGAGGAGGTGCGCTCCATGGCGGTTCAAGTCTTGGGCAGCCAAGGCCCATCGGCGTTAGCGTTAGTGGAGGATCTGCTTCAGGCCCCCAGTACCCGCCTGCAAGGGGTCAATATTCTCGCCCAAATCCGCAGTCCCCAAAGTATTCCCAGGCTCCTGACGCTGGCGGATGACACCGATGCTCCGGTCAGAGCCAGCGCGATCGCCGCCCTAGCGATGTTGCAACCGCCCGCAATTCTGTCCCGGCTGGTCCAGGCGTTAGAGGATCCTGCGGTTGGAGTGCGGCGGGCTGCCTTGGTTGGATTAACCTTTAGCAACTTAACCGATCAACCGACGATCGTGGCTCAAATACAGCCGCGACTGTGGGATGTAGATATTCAAGTCTGCTGTCAGGCAGCGATTTGTTTAGGCCGCATTGGCAGTCCCGCAGCCGTCACGGTGCTACGATCGGCACTGCAATCCAGCGTTTTGCCCGATCCTTTCGCCCTCGAACTCGTGCGTTCCCTGATTTGGATTGCCACTGAACCGGCTCTGGACGCAATTCTGCAAGCCCTCGATCGGGGAACCCTCTCCGCCAGTGTGGCCCAGGAAACCATCACCCTCCTAGGCCGGCTTGAGTCGCCTACCCTCAAGCCTCAGGTGGCCCAATGGTTGATCGAACGACTGCACCAACAGGAAGGCACTGCCCCGATGGCGGAACCCCCCCACCCCCGCTTCGACAGCCAAGGGATGATTTCCGCCCTAGGACAATTGCAAGAACCGATCGTCATTGATGGCTTGATTCCCCTCCTGGCTCAAGCCGATCCAAAACTCCGGTTGCATCTTGTGGCGGCGCTCAGACGATTTGATGGGGTCTATGCACGGTTGCAAACCTTAGCAAGTCAACCATCCAGTGAAGCCAATCTGAAGCAGGGACTCTCGATCGCCTTAAAAGAATGGTGA
- a CDS encoding Rieske (2Fe-2S) protein, translated as MKRRNFLQWFGLGGLMVNLPAGLVAMLSGCKASVAEGFRKVGSIAELDEKGFFFQEYFTANPLLVVRQPKTPNTLTAVDPICTHQGCVVNWQKEKGAFVCPCHGAVFSPEGKVLQGPADRDLPTYPVELRGQEIWVSSR; from the coding sequence ATGAAACGACGCAACTTTCTACAATGGTTCGGGTTGGGTGGGTTGATGGTCAACCTGCCAGCAGGACTCGTGGCGATGCTATCTGGCTGCAAAGCCTCCGTCGCTGAGGGCTTTCGAAAAGTTGGGTCGATCGCGGAACTGGATGAGAAAGGATTTTTCTTTCAAGAGTATTTCACCGCCAATCCGCTGTTGGTTGTACGACAACCCAAAACCCCCAATACTCTGACTGCGGTTGATCCCATCTGCACCCATCAAGGGTGCGTGGTCAACTGGCAAAAAGAAAAAGGGGCCTTTGTTTGTCCTTGTCATGGTGCAGTCTTTAGCCCGGAGGGAAAAGTCCTGCAAGGGCCTGCCGATCGCGATTTGCCAACCTATCCCGTGGAATTACGGGGACAGGAGATCTGGGTCTCTAGTCGCTAA
- a CDS encoding ferredoxin--nitrite reductase — MTNTIPASEKLNKFEKFKAEKDGLAVKAELEHFAQIGWEAMDETDRIHRLKWLGIFFRPVTPGKFMMRMRLPCGIVSSEQMRVLADVVSRYGEDGVADITTRQNLQLRGLRLEDIPDILRRYESVGLTSVQSGMDNVRNITASPVAGIDADELYDTRELVQQVQDMITNQGQGNPEFTNLPRKFNIAIAGCRDNSVHAEINDIAFVPAFKEGQLGFNVLVGGFFSASRVEAAIPLNVWVIPSDVVDLCRAILTVYRDNGPRANRQKSRLMWLIDQWGLEKFREEVEKSIGRTLLSAAPKDEIEWDKRDHIGIYKQKQAGLNYVGLCIPVGRLFAQDMYDLARLAEVYGSGELRLTVEQNVIIPNVPDSRLEPLQQEEILQTFSVNPGTIERSLVSCTGAQFCNFALVETKNRALALARELDQEVEVPQPVRIHWTGCPNSCGQPQVADIGLMGTKARKDGKVTEGVDLFTGGKVGKDAHLGTKTQTGIPVADLKPLLRRMLVEQFGATLKSGVSLEDATETPTPAETIAQPAAPVTPATICLAKSGKVLSCTDQDLILDVVEQAGGTIDSSCRAGSCGTCKHKLLSGSVKYDSDISGLSEAEVAEGYILTCSAHPVGNVVLDLW; from the coding sequence ATGACAAACACGATTCCAGCATCGGAAAAGCTGAATAAGTTTGAAAAGTTTAAGGCGGAAAAGGACGGCCTCGCGGTTAAAGCCGAACTAGAGCACTTTGCCCAAATTGGTTGGGAGGCGATGGATGAAACCGATCGTATCCATCGGCTGAAGTGGCTGGGAATCTTCTTCCGTCCGGTGACACCGGGCAAGTTCATGATGCGGATGCGCTTACCCTGCGGCATTGTCTCTAGTGAACAGATGCGCGTACTCGCGGATGTCGTCAGTCGCTATGGCGAAGATGGCGTCGCTGACATCACCACCCGGCAAAATTTGCAATTGCGGGGTTTGCGGTTGGAGGATATTCCTGATATTCTGCGGCGTTATGAGTCCGTTGGGCTAACCAGTGTGCAGTCCGGTATGGATAACGTTCGTAACATCACTGCATCTCCCGTTGCCGGAATTGATGCCGATGAGTTGTACGACACGCGGGAATTGGTGCAACAAGTTCAGGACATGATCACCAATCAAGGTCAAGGCAATCCTGAATTTACCAATCTGCCCCGCAAGTTCAACATCGCGATCGCCGGGTGCCGCGATAATTCCGTCCACGCAGAAATTAATGACATTGCCTTTGTCCCGGCCTTCAAGGAAGGGCAATTGGGATTTAATGTGCTGGTCGGTGGCTTTTTCTCCGCCAGTCGGGTGGAAGCGGCGATTCCCCTCAATGTTTGGGTCATACCCAGTGATGTGGTGGACTTGTGCCGTGCCATTCTCACGGTCTATCGCGATAACGGCCCCCGCGCCAATCGCCAAAAGTCCCGCTTGATGTGGTTGATCGACCAATGGGGACTGGAAAAATTCCGCGAGGAAGTGGAAAAGAGCATCGGTCGTACCTTGCTCTCCGCTGCGCCCAAGGATGAAATTGAGTGGGATAAACGGGATCACATTGGAATTTACAAGCAGAAGCAAGCTGGGTTGAACTACGTCGGTCTCTGCATTCCGGTGGGTCGTTTGTTTGCCCAAGATATGTACGATCTGGCTCGGTTGGCAGAGGTCTATGGCAGTGGGGAACTGCGGCTCACGGTGGAGCAAAACGTGATTATCCCCAATGTGCCCGATTCCCGGCTGGAGCCTCTGCAACAAGAGGAGATTTTGCAAACGTTTTCAGTGAATCCCGGCACGATCGAACGATCGCTGGTCTCCTGCACCGGTGCACAGTTTTGTAACTTTGCTTTGGTGGAAACCAAAAATCGGGCGCTGGCCCTGGCGCGGGAGCTTGACCAAGAGGTTGAAGTCCCGCAGCCTGTGCGGATTCACTGGACAGGGTGTCCCAACTCCTGCGGCCAACCCCAAGTGGCGGACATCGGCTTGATGGGCACTAAAGCTCGCAAAGATGGCAAGGTCACGGAAGGGGTTGATCTGTTCACGGGGGGCAAAGTGGGCAAAGACGCCCACCTCGGCACCAAAACCCAAACGGGCATCCCCGTCGCGGATCTCAAACCGTTGCTACGGCGCATGCTGGTAGAACAGTTTGGAGCCACTTTAAAATCGGGCGTGTCCTTGGAGGACGCGACGGAGACGCCAACCCCGGCGGAGACGATCGCGCAACCCGCCGCACCTGTCACACCCGCCACGATCTGTCTAGCGAAGTCAGGGAAAGTGCTGTCCTGTACCGACCAGGACTTAATTCTGGATGTGGTGGAACAGGCCGGGGGCACGATCGACAGCAGTTGTCGGGCGGGGAGTTGTGGCACCTGCAAGCACAAGCTACTGAGTGGCTCCGTGAAATACGACAGCGACATCAGCGGCTTGAGCGAGGCGGAAGTGGCTGAGGGATACATTCTTACCTGTAGTGCCCACCCCGTCGGCAATGTGGTACTCGATCTGTGGTAA